A window of the Microplitis mediator isolate UGA2020A chromosome 5, iyMicMedi2.1, whole genome shotgun sequence genome harbors these coding sequences:
- the LOC130668741 gene encoding sodium channel protein Nach-like → MPNRSQRAVIMIRRYFPSSSELRKSFKLRSKEYLSENTLHGFRYFVDSSRPTWERIFWLVCTIASLCAALGIIVTILQRFQTNPTLTGTMVDKTNWSITLPSISICMTSDYLDLSRMSEDKTNIYQAFYDWDWEPIVNITLPKSLQISSDIFFQITPACDNLLTDCFDQGIRKDCNKIFKKILTSAGICCQSSTKEVLTENQNTSMLFTLKYDKPLNLYLLQMDEDTPTRDTPISYVLKRNMNLMVSTVRTDASEQMRFLTRSQRSCIFYDEDISYNNCVLECQKKTIRKICGCLPWFLSKNRQEQCSIDKYSCLSDNAERLRRPKCSSECYLYCSHTSYTFESIANSYVTVVTTRWPIVRYRREVRFGWLDLVVSFGGIMGLFLGYSILTTVELIYYFSLRFYCGAVVANDNDVTIKLKKIKVKQSKEKQVQPTAPTTMYYDYIE, encoded by the exons ATGCCGAATAGATCACAGCGTGCTGTTATTATGATACGTCGTTACTTTCCATCATCATCTGAACTGcgtaaaagttttaaattgcgcagtaaagaatatttaagtgaaaatacACTTCATGGATTTCGATATTTTGTGGATTCAAGTCGTCCGACTTGGGAAag aatTTTTTGGTTGGTCTGTACAATTGCGTCGTTGTGCGCAGCTTTGGGGATTATTGTTACTATTTTGCAACGATTTCAAACAAATCCAACTCTAACTGGCACAATGGTTGACAAGACAAACTGGTCTATTACTTTACCAAGTATAAGTATTTGTATGACATCAGATTATTTAGATTTATCCCGAATGTCTGAG GATAAGACAAATATTTATCAGGCATTCTATGATTGGGATTGGGAGCCAATAGTAAATATCACATTGCCGAAATCATTACAAATATCgagtgatatattttttcaaataacaccagcttgtgataatttattaaccgATTGCTTTGATCA AGGAATCAGGAAAGACtgcaacaaaatatttaaaaaaattttgacttccGCAGGAATTTGTTGTCAAAGTTCGACAAAAGAAGTGTTAACTGAAAATCAAAATACCTCAATGTTATTTACTCTTAAATATGACAAACCTCTAAA CCTCTATTTATTACAGATGGATGAAGATACACCAACACGGGATACTCCAATAAGTTATGTTTTAAAACGAAATATGAATTTGATGGTTTCAACTGTAAGGACAGATGCTTCTGAACAAATGCGTTTTTTAACCCGTTCCCAGCGAAGTTGCATATTTTATGACGAAGATATTTCGTACAACAATTGTGTTTTAGAATGTCAGAAAAAGACGATCCGTAAAATATGCGGATGTCTTCCGTGGTTCCTAAGTAAAAACAGACAAGAGCAATGCAGTATAGATAAATATTCTTGTCTATCAGATAATGCTGAGCGCTTGCGTAGACCAAAATGTTCATCTGAATGTTACCTTTATTGTAGCCATACATCTTACACATTCGAGAGCATTGCCAATAGTTATGTAACAGTTGTCACAACCAGGTGGCCTATTGTCCGCTACAGAAGAGAAGTACGATTTGGTTGGCTAGATCTAGTCGTTTCGTTCGGTGGTATTATGGGACTGTTTCTAGGGTATTCTATTCTTACGAcagttgaattaatttattatttttctttaagaTTTTATTGTGGTGCTGTTGTTGCAAATGATAATGACGTTACTAttaagcttaaaaaaattaaagttaaacaaagtaaagaaaaacAAGTGCAACCTACAGCTCCAACTACGATGTATTATGATTATATTGAATAA